A single Chengkuizengella sediminis DNA region contains:
- a CDS encoding YolD-like family protein, producing the protein MKENKLTPGSNMMWEASRIILPEHKELMNYYQKERNRKTKPELAEEEVNIISQQLSDSMLSKSKITVELFRAFGQNAFKTGTVAKFDTQLRQIKLEHEHEYEWIKFGDIVGVS; encoded by the coding sequence ATGAAAGAAAATAAACTAACACCTGGTTCTAATATGATGTGGGAAGCAAGCCGTATAATACTACCTGAACATAAAGAACTCATGAACTATTATCAAAAAGAAAGAAATAGAAAAACGAAACCAGAACTTGCAGAGGAAGAAGTCAATATTATATCTCAACAGTTATCAGATTCCATGTTAAGTAAATCAAAAATTACAGTTGAATTGTTCAGAGCTTTTGGTCAGAATGCATTTAAGACTGGAACAGTAGCTAAATTCGATACCCAATTAAGACAAATTAAATTAGAGCATGAGCATGAATATGAGTGGATTAAGTTTGGTGATATTG